From the Sporocytophaga myxococcoides DSM 11118 genome, one window contains:
- a CDS encoding AAA family ATPase, whose amino-acid sequence MSDFIKKSFGLFQKVPSAPTNPQESEGNNKFEIRDLYEGEEKTSLENGKSGLDEKLRQAYFWITNSAIISPFYDIEYEDGNSKRIVFGDSKVEVVLPNGQSYSSFVLVPLLTLAVRGKCLVVGGPGRGKTATSILMGLLAGYSKTDVLRAIQHGQPQMTISDLLGHPLPADMVKAEKTSDIRIAWRKWLGMRIKIIDEYNRIPTRTQSALLTVLSDNYAEIFDQIFECPPSAWYLTANDDAGGGTYQVIEALKDRIDIVIRALHFNTRFIDDLQRRIELNYKPEAMIPEEIIFTEEEMDTINDQIRNVTLPVAVRKRIEFFCRQFEFFEAASDKLEYMTKDTAKLSGLDFKNLFRRETGKDHVKDLGSQTINGMSVRKIMTLIIYAKAMAYFRGNSQVELEDVRQILPFILHDTLVPHLESPFFDQPGNESYRVDRIVWLRKVFDLSCEEFMSQNLDKDDPVETMDAEFKKGLENVSMKEIDKRLLEIEKQLNKWAQEKKLYGYRLDDILKLKYLHQRYTNYRRWLQWKK is encoded by the coding sequence ATGAGCGATTTTATAAAAAAATCATTTGGACTTTTTCAAAAAGTACCTTCTGCACCAACAAATCCGCAGGAGTCGGAGGGGAATAATAAATTTGAAATCAGAGATTTGTATGAGGGGGAAGAAAAGACTTCCCTTGAAAACGGGAAGAGTGGTCTGGATGAAAAATTACGTCAGGCTTATTTCTGGATTACAAATTCAGCTATTATAAGCCCATTTTATGATATTGAATATGAAGATGGAAACTCTAAAAGAATCGTTTTCGGAGATAGTAAAGTTGAGGTAGTTTTGCCAAATGGTCAAAGTTATTCAAGCTTTGTTCTTGTCCCATTGCTTACTCTTGCAGTTCGTGGAAAGTGTCTTGTAGTCGGCGGACCTGGCAGAGGTAAGACTGCAACATCTATACTTATGGGACTGTTGGCGGGGTATTCCAAGACTGATGTTCTAAGAGCTATTCAACATGGGCAGCCACAAATGACCATCTCAGATTTACTTGGTCATCCTTTACCTGCTGATATGGTAAAGGCTGAGAAAACTTCTGATATCAGAATTGCATGGAGAAAATGGCTTGGTATGAGGATTAAAATCATTGATGAATATAACCGTATTCCTACAAGAACACAGTCCGCTTTGCTTACAGTTTTATCAGATAACTATGCAGAGATCTTTGATCAGATATTTGAATGCCCTCCTTCAGCGTGGTACCTCACTGCCAACGATGATGCAGGAGGTGGAACCTATCAGGTTATTGAAGCGCTTAAAGACAGAATAGATATTGTAATCCGTGCTCTTCATTTTAATACCAGGTTTATTGATGACCTTCAGAGAAGGATTGAACTGAACTACAAACCTGAAGCAATGATTCCTGAAGAGATAATCTTCACAGAAGAGGAGATGGATACTATCAATGATCAGATCAGAAATGTGACTTTACCTGTCGCGGTTAGAAAGCGCATTGAATTTTTCTGCAGACAGTTTGAGTTTTTTGAAGCAGCATCTGATAAGCTGGAATATATGACCAAAGACACTGCAAAGCTTTCCGGCCTTGATTTTAAAAATTTGTTCAGACGGGAAACCGGTAAAGATCATGTGAAGGACCTCGGCTCTCAGACTATCAATGGTATGTCTGTCCGCAAGATCATGACATTAATCATATATGCTAAAGCAATGGCTTATTTCAGGGGTAACAGTCAGGTAGAACTGGAAGACGTAAGACAGATTCTTCCTTTTATCCTTCATGATACATTAGTTCCGCATCTTGAATCACCATTCTTTGATCAGCCTGGAAATGAAAGCTACAGGGTAGACCGTATTGTCTGGTTGAGAAAAGTATTTGATTTATCCTGTGAAGAATTTATGAGTCAGAATCTGGATAAAGATGATCCTGTAGAGACAATGGATGCTGAGTTTAAAAAAGGGCTCGAAAATGTTTCCATGAAAGAGATCGATAAAAGGCTGTTGGAGATTGAAAAACAGCTGAACAAGTGGGCTCAGGAGAAAAAGCTTTATGGATACAGACTTGATGATATTCTTAAGCTTAAATATCTTCATCAAAGATATACCAATTACAGACGCTGGCTGCAATGGAAAAAATAA
- a CDS encoding AAA family ATPase — MKTTGLTLGKFAPLHKGHQYIIETAIRETDHVIVVVYDAPEVTDIPLKVRASWIRSLYPKVEVIEGINGPAVTGDTPEIKKIQEDYISGLLNGRKITHFFSSEFYGDHMSKALGAVNREVDRSRTVVPVSGTLVREDVFLNKNYLSPVVYKDFIINVVFLGAPSTGKTTLARKLAEDYDTVWMPEYGREYWELHQEDRRLSLNQLTEIAEGHLLREDQQLYMANKYLFTDTNAITTYMFSLYYHNEVSGGLNLLAKQAEKRYDLFFLCDTDIPYEDTWDRSGDVQRSEFQIQIMEDLIVRNIPYILLSGSLAERVNKVKKVLKTFQKFPVL; from the coding sequence ATGAAAACTACAGGACTAACTCTTGGTAAATTTGCTCCTTTGCATAAAGGCCATCAATACATTATTGAAACCGCTATTCGTGAGACAGATCATGTTATCGTTGTAGTCTATGATGCACCTGAGGTGACGGATATACCATTAAAAGTGAGAGCATCTTGGATCCGTTCACTTTATCCGAAGGTTGAAGTAATAGAAGGAATAAATGGTCCTGCTGTTACAGGTGATACACCTGAAATAAAAAAAATCCAGGAAGATTATATCTCTGGATTGCTAAATGGAAGAAAAATAACACATTTCTTTTCAAGTGAATTTTATGGAGATCATATGAGTAAAGCTCTTGGCGCAGTAAATAGAGAAGTAGATAGGTCAAGGACTGTAGTACCAGTATCAGGAACGTTGGTGAGAGAGGATGTTTTTTTAAATAAAAATTATTTGTCTCCCGTGGTTTATAAGGATTTTATAATAAATGTGGTATTCCTGGGAGCTCCGTCAACAGGAAAAACTACCTTGGCTAGAAAGCTCGCAGAAGATTATGATACAGTCTGGATGCCTGAATATGGCCGTGAATATTGGGAATTACACCAAGAAGACAGAAGACTTTCTCTGAATCAGCTGACCGAAATAGCAGAAGGACATTTACTTCGGGAAGATCAGCAACTGTACATGGCAAATAAATATTTATTTACAGATACCAATGCTATAACGACCTATATGTTTTCTTTATATTATCATAATGAGGTAAGTGGTGGATTAAATTTGCTAGCCAAACAAGCAGAGAAAAGATATGATCTTTTTTTCTTATGTGATACAGATATACCTTATGAAGACACATGGGATCGTTCAGGGGATGTTCAGAGATCTGAGTTTCAGATACAAATCATGGAAGACCTGATTGTCAGAAATATTCCTTATATTTTACTGAGTGGTTCACTTGCTGAAAGAGTAAATAAGGTTAAAAAGGTTCTAAAGACTTTTCAGAAATTTCCAGTTTTATAG
- a CDS encoding leucine-rich repeat domain-containing protein yields MIKVIGLFVLLPICLLGLFLVAQAQNTLKYKYLFRNTILSSSGKYELGPVLRGRVYYPRYFYIPSLKQYLVYSSLDKNGRFRVYETYAKTEGYAYSLLDEIGSVIFSFETPLNFSYRSGCFYGPYNYIPFLETGKTDAIAYHKIHNSTLDFSEEDFEKNYLELYKTAEYVEFVNLRTSNDNDHQAGVIFKREGKVEILLSGLRNGRMFRTSQEDRTINNFDDCYTPAIRNHKAYPQSEPSLDMIPLETTVTNPFVHWRLGFNKEFSIKRYIKDYSSGWQGIMKLGGIPIYVPGDASGTTYVRFKVKGDVFKIKILEVVKVDFIPNYNLGLRTFRLPKHLRTEHSLVFIESSQNMGDNRMGGGVFVVRPATTSNSSSDIPSDMKEEYFNKLPINLQEALLDPDSVKGLVFGAKHINTWIPEIERLKNLTHLEMSTAITEIPDAISNFPKLQKLSMTYGNIKKISPELGKLNELKELNLFSNKIEDFPSVILELKGLRRLDLGANELISLPEDIDKLDQLEYLTIILNNITTLPESMIGMKKLYINDGNVLENKLPPEYKHLFDYMKSLKK; encoded by the coding sequence ATGATTAAGGTGATAGGACTTTTTGTATTGCTTCCTATATGTTTACTCGGTTTGTTCCTGGTTGCGCAAGCACAAAATACCTTGAAATATAAGTACCTGTTCCGCAATACAATATTAAGTAGTTCCGGCAAATATGAGCTGGGGCCAGTCCTTCGTGGTCGTGTGTATTATCCTCGCTATTTTTATATCCCTTCATTAAAACAATACTTGGTTTATTCAAGCCTTGACAAAAATGGTCGCTTCAGAGTATATGAAACATATGCAAAGACGGAAGGTTATGCCTATTCATTGCTGGACGAAATAGGATCTGTTATTTTTTCATTTGAAACACCCTTAAACTTTTCTTATCGCAGTGGCTGCTTTTACGGTCCCTACAATTATATCCCTTTTCTTGAAACAGGAAAAACTGATGCAATAGCTTATCATAAAATACATAATTCGACGCTGGATTTCAGTGAAGAAGATTTTGAAAAAAACTATCTGGAATTATACAAAACCGCTGAGTATGTAGAGTTCGTTAATCTCCGTACATCTAATGATAATGACCATCAGGCAGGTGTAATATTCAAACGCGAGGGTAAGGTTGAAATTTTGCTTTCAGGCTTGCGAAATGGTCGTATGTTCCGCACTTCTCAGGAAGACCGAACCATTAATAATTTTGACGATTGCTATACTCCAGCAATTCGCAACCATAAAGCATATCCGCAATCAGAGCCATCACTCGATATGATTCCGCTTGAAACTACAGTTACCAATCCCTTTGTGCATTGGAGATTAGGATTTAATAAGGAGTTTAGTATTAAACGATACATAAAGGATTACTCTTCCGGTTGGCAAGGAATCATGAAGCTCGGAGGGATACCGATATATGTTCCTGGTGATGCTTCAGGTACTACTTATGTTCGTTTTAAAGTGAAGGGAGATGTTTTTAAAATAAAGATTTTAGAGGTTGTAAAGGTAGATTTTATTCCCAATTATAATTTAGGACTTCGTACGTTCAGATTACCTAAGCATTTGAGAACCGAGCATTCACTTGTATTTATAGAGTCTTCCCAAAATATGGGTGACAATCGGATGGGAGGAGGAGTATTTGTAGTGCGACCAGCTACGACTTCCAATTCATCTTCCGATATCCCCTCAGACATGAAAGAAGAGTATTTTAATAAGTTGCCTATAAACCTGCAGGAAGCATTGCTGGATCCGGATAGTGTAAAGGGATTAGTCTTTGGAGCTAAACATATCAATACATGGATTCCAGAAATAGAACGTTTGAAAAATCTGACTCATCTGGAGATGAGTACTGCGATAACTGAAATTCCTGATGCCATTTCAAATTTTCCAAAGCTTCAAAAGCTGTCAATGACTTATGGTAACATAAAGAAAATTTCTCCCGAACTAGGTAAACTGAATGAACTTAAAGAATTGAATTTATTTTCAAATAAAATAGAAGATTTTCCATCTGTAATTCTGGAACTAAAGGGCCTCAGGCGATTAGATCTTGGTGCGAATGAACTAATAAGTTTACCAGAAGATATTGATAAACTAGACCAGCTGGAATACTTAACTATAATTCTTAACAATATAACAACCCTCCCGGAATCGATGATTGGGATGAAGAAATTATACATCAATGATGGAAATGTGTTGGAAAATAAACTACCACCTGAGTATAAGCATTTGTTTGATTATATGAAAAGTCTTAAAAAATAA
- the pnuC gene encoding nicotinamide riboside transporter PnuC: MSEIEIIATIFGIICVVLTIRQHIACWPAGLVQVFLYIFVFYQAKLYADMVLHVIYVLLSIYGWYHWSMNKSGTQSSGVSTEGKFMYMYVFVCLISSFILGFLLTRYTDASFPYPDSFIMSGSLIAQWLMSRKKLESWIFWIITDVVAVYVYWYKELYWTTGLYIVFLFLAIMGLVEWRKDYYQTKSVLIK, encoded by the coding sequence ATGTCTGAAATAGAAATCATAGCAACAATTTTCGGAATTATTTGTGTAGTGCTGACCATAAGGCAGCATATTGCTTGCTGGCCAGCCGGCCTTGTTCAGGTATTTCTTTATATTTTTGTTTTTTACCAGGCAAAACTTTATGCAGATATGGTTTTGCATGTCATTTATGTCCTCCTTAGTATTTATGGATGGTATCATTGGTCCATGAACAAATCAGGTACTCAATCTTCTGGTGTAAGCACTGAAGGTAAGTTTATGTATATGTATGTGTTTGTATGTTTAATCTCATCTTTTATACTGGGATTTTTACTAACAAGATATACAGATGCTTCTTTTCCTTATCCGGATTCTTTTATTATGTCCGGTAGTTTGATAGCGCAGTGGCTCATGTCAAGGAAAAAGCTTGAATCGTGGATTTTCTGGATTATTACTGATGTTGTGGCTGTCTATGTTTATTGGTATAAAGAACTTTATTGGACTACAGGCTTGTATATAGTATTCCTGTTTCTGGCTATTATGGGACTTGTGGAATGGCGTAAAGATTATTATCAGACTAAATCTGTTTTGATTAAATGA